A genomic stretch from Natronomonas gomsonensis includes:
- a CDS encoding PAS domain-containing protein, with protein MGHADDGDSEAIHVLYVNDDTDFAELAETKLLNASSVLEVTTVETPEAAFEQLSTSPIDCVVTAYSLPEGTGIDFLKRIRAEQYDLPTILFTGRGSERIASEAMQADVSDYIPVDARQDNFELLARRIRTLVAAARKEAFAERMSDRFQRTLERATDAIYAVDEEWRIEYLNEKMAERVGCDRDAVVGGILWEEFPSIVGTELEDRYRTAMETGEPASFEQRLGPPLDYWVEIRVFPDDNGLTVFSREITAERQQDIQLQRSETILQNIHDIVFVVDEAGIVQFTNAASRRLVGGGQSTQLEGQPLEAVVGDRVTAPNAERFRNAVESTLDEVESDGGVTEPYDSDLQLDIETGRGERTFDVRFTPFRSGRSRQVLVVARDVTEQSDIKRQLQRERDALRELQGIMAESSVSTDTRLRELLEVGCRTLGLEIGIVSHIHDGDYTVRAVHAPDSDIETGDTFDLESTYCEEVIESDTVCSFTDAVADGKQAHPAYLEFELESYIGVPLVVNDDRYGTVNFSSPTTRSDSFGAFERTFVELLSELVSAEVTRSVDRAKLERRDFLFEHAQDIADIGVWEYFSSTGDLEWSDGVRRIHGVGDDYEPSLEDAIEFYHPDDRGTITAAVNQVIEDGEPYDLDLRLIRADGETRNVRAWGERVDSRRHDTPVLRGVFQDVTERTAQEREYQELAEEYEALLETSGDAIFLLDVDTTGDDPRFEFARLSPGYETQTGLTTEEVLGQTPREVFGAERGGKIEVNYRRCVEQGGPISYREELDIAADARFWETSLAPVIVDGETVRIVGIARNVTEQVNREHDLETTNQRLESLIEATPLTVMEIDTDGNVTRWNDEAEKMFGWSRAEVLGEFNPIVPEDKQDEFTSHRERALNGERIRSQEIKRKRKDGTELDLLLSVAPITDANGEITSILAVLEDITDQKQLETKLRSLQGTAQRLSGAQSNEEVGDIAVKAAVEILGFELTGIWEYSGQSEALVPLTASERTGEILGELPRLQPGESLAWDAFEASEMRVYDDIRSKTALSESDVDLQRGLFVPLGEFGLIGVGASHEQQFSDTDIDLFQILGATVEAAFARSSREAELQRQNERLDEFASVVAHDLRNPLSVAKGFLEIVEETGDHDHLERIESAHDRMERLIRDLLTLARGESIVTDTGEVDLRTVTTEAWGYVDTAEATLTVADEIQTVTADGGRLTQLFENLFRNAVEHGGSDVTITVGKLDGGDGFYVEDDGKGIPPENRTKVFDHGVTSTEGGTGFGLSIVADIAKAHGWSVSVTEGTDGGARFEFEI; from the coding sequence ATGGGTCATGCAGATGACGGGGATTCCGAGGCTATTCACGTTCTGTATGTGAACGACGACACCGATTTTGCCGAATTGGCAGAGACGAAGCTTCTGAACGCCTCGTCGGTGCTCGAAGTTACGACCGTCGAAACTCCGGAAGCGGCCTTCGAACAGCTTTCGACGTCTCCAATCGACTGTGTGGTGACCGCCTATTCGCTGCCCGAGGGTACCGGCATCGATTTCTTGAAACGAATCCGAGCCGAACAGTACGACCTTCCGACTATCCTATTTACCGGTCGTGGGAGCGAACGGATCGCGAGTGAAGCGATGCAGGCGGACGTCTCCGATTACATCCCTGTCGACGCGAGACAGGACAACTTCGAGTTACTCGCACGCCGCATTCGGACCCTCGTTGCGGCGGCCCGCAAAGAAGCGTTCGCCGAGCGGATGTCCGACCGCTTCCAGCGGACGCTCGAACGCGCGACTGACGCGATTTACGCCGTCGACGAGGAGTGGCGCATCGAGTACCTAAACGAAAAAATGGCCGAACGTGTCGGCTGCGACCGCGATGCCGTCGTCGGAGGCATCCTCTGGGAGGAATTCCCCTCGATTGTCGGTACCGAACTCGAAGACAGATATCGAACCGCAATGGAGACCGGTGAACCGGCGTCGTTCGAGCAGCGTCTCGGCCCCCCGCTCGATTACTGGGTCGAGATACGGGTGTTCCCCGACGATAACGGTCTGACCGTCTTTTCACGGGAAATTACAGCCGAGCGTCAGCAAGACATACAGCTACAACGCAGTGAAACGATTCTGCAGAACATCCACGATATCGTGTTCGTCGTCGACGAAGCGGGTATCGTCCAGTTTACGAATGCGGCCTCCCGACGGCTCGTCGGTGGTGGTCAGTCGACGCAACTCGAAGGACAACCCCTCGAAGCGGTCGTGGGTGACCGCGTTACTGCCCCCAACGCAGAGCGATTCCGGAACGCAGTCGAATCGACGCTTGATGAGGTGGAGAGTGATGGGGGCGTAACCGAGCCGTACGATTCGGACCTGCAACTCGACATCGAAACTGGTCGTGGAGAGCGGACGTTCGACGTGCGCTTTACGCCGTTTCGGAGCGGCAGAAGTCGACAAGTGCTCGTCGTCGCCCGGGATGTCACGGAACAAAGCGACATCAAACGACAATTACAACGAGAGCGCGATGCACTCCGGGAACTCCAGGGCATCATGGCCGAAAGCAGCGTCTCCACCGATACTCGCCTTCGGGAACTGCTGGAAGTCGGCTGTCGGACTCTGGGGCTGGAAATCGGAATCGTCTCACACATCCACGACGGCGACTACACGGTTCGTGCGGTTCACGCGCCGGATTCCGATATCGAAACCGGAGACACGTTCGACCTCGAATCGACATACTGTGAGGAGGTCATAGAAAGCGATACGGTCTGTTCGTTCACCGACGCCGTCGCCGACGGGAAACAGGCCCATCCGGCCTACCTTGAATTCGAGCTGGAATCGTACATCGGCGTGCCGCTCGTCGTAAACGACGACCGCTACGGGACGGTCAACTTCTCCAGTCCGACCACCCGCTCGGACTCCTTCGGGGCGTTCGAGCGAACGTTTGTCGAACTGCTATCGGAACTCGTGAGTGCCGAGGTAACACGAAGTGTGGACCGAGCGAAACTCGAACGGCGCGATTTCCTCTTCGAACATGCACAGGATATCGCAGACATCGGCGTCTGGGAGTACTTCTCGTCGACGGGCGACCTCGAGTGGTCCGATGGTGTCCGTCGGATTCACGGCGTCGGTGACGACTACGAACCCTCTCTGGAGGATGCTATCGAGTTTTATCATCCTGACGACCGCGGAACGATTACCGCAGCAGTCAACCAAGTAATCGAGGACGGGGAGCCCTACGACCTCGACCTCCGATTGATTCGAGCCGACGGTGAAACTCGTAACGTGCGGGCGTGGGGCGAGCGTGTCGACAGCCGACGACACGATACGCCCGTTCTTCGAGGCGTATTTCAAGATGTGACGGAGCGAACAGCCCAAGAACGGGAATATCAAGAACTCGCGGAGGAATACGAGGCACTGCTTGAGACCTCTGGGGATGCGATATTCTTACTCGATGTCGATACAACGGGTGATGACCCCCGATTCGAGTTCGCCCGACTCAGTCCCGGATACGAAACACAGACGGGACTCACGACTGAGGAGGTCCTGGGGCAGACACCGCGAGAGGTATTCGGTGCGGAACGGGGTGGGAAAATCGAAGTGAATTACCGTCGCTGCGTCGAGCAGGGCGGGCCGATTTCCTATCGCGAGGAGTTAGATATCGCTGCGGATGCACGGTTCTGGGAGACGAGTCTCGCGCCAGTCATCGTTGACGGCGAAACCGTCCGAATCGTCGGCATCGCTCGGAACGTGACCGAACAGGTCAATCGAGAACACGACCTCGAGACGACGAACCAGCGGTTGGAATCCCTCATCGAAGCCACACCCCTCACCGTGATGGAAATCGACACTGACGGCAACGTCACCCGATGGAACGATGAGGCCGAGAAAATGTTCGGTTGGTCGCGGGCGGAAGTCCTTGGCGAGTTCAATCCGATAGTACCCGAAGACAAACAGGACGAGTTCACATCACATCGAGAGCGAGCCCTGAACGGCGAACGGATTCGTAGCCAAGAGATAAAACGGAAAAGGAAAGACGGAACTGAACTGGACTTGCTCCTGTCGGTCGCCCCGATTACCGACGCGAATGGAGAAATAACGAGCATACTCGCGGTCTTAGAGGACATTACCGACCAGAAACAACTGGAGACGAAACTCCGCTCGCTTCAGGGGACCGCCCAGCGACTCAGCGGCGCACAGTCGAACGAAGAAGTCGGCGATATCGCTGTCAAGGCAGCTGTCGAGATTCTCGGATTCGAACTCACTGGTATCTGGGAATATTCCGGCCAAAGCGAGGCTCTCGTCCCACTGACTGCCAGTGAGCGTACAGGTGAGATACTCGGGGAATTGCCGCGGCTACAGCCCGGAGAGAGTCTTGCATGGGACGCCTTCGAGGCCTCCGAAATGCGTGTATACGACGATATTCGGAGTAAGACGGCGCTTTCGGAGTCCGACGTGGACCTCCAACGTGGTCTGTTCGTCCCCTTGGGTGAGTTCGGACTCATCGGAGTCGGTGCGTCCCACGAACAGCAATTCTCGGATACGGATATCGATTTGTTCCAGATACTCGGTGCGACCGTCGAGGCGGCATTCGCCCGCTCGAGTCGGGAAGCGGAACTCCAGCGGCAGAACGAACGGCTCGATGAGTTCGCCAGTGTCGTCGCCCACGACCTCCGGAACCCGCTTTCGGTCGCCAAGGGATTTCTCGAAATCGTCGAGGAAACGGGCGACCACGACCATCTGGAGCGAATCGAGTCGGCACACGACCGCATGGAGCGACTCATCCGCGACCTCCTGACGCTTGCACGCGGCGAATCGATAGTTACGGACACGGGAGAGGTCGACCTCAGAACAGTAACGACGGAGGCGTGGGGGTACGTCGATACCGCTGAGGCAACGCTGACCGTTGCCGATGAGATCCAGACCGTGACTGCTGATGGGGGGCGTCTGACACAACTCTTCGAGAACCTCTTTCGGAATGCAGTCGAACACGGCGGTTCCGACGTCACCATCACCGTCGGGAAACTCGATGGCGGCGATGGCTTCTACGTCGAAGACGACGGCAAGGGGATTCCACCGGAGAACCGAACGAAGGTCTTCGACCACGGCGTCACGTCGACGGAGGGCGGAACCGGCTTCGGCCTCTCGATTGTAGCCGATATCGCGAAGGCACACGGCTGGAGCGTGTCCGTCACGGAGGGTACTGACGGTGGGGCACGATTCGAGTTCGAAATCTGA
- a CDS encoding glycosyltransferase family 2 protein, whose translation MTSIAEALLVIGWFVLGYYLLVNGMYLTVHIAALFELRSDLKRQAAGTMYQRFSSPFFPGVTVVVPAYNEEAVIVESVQSLLNLNYPELEIVVVNDGSDDETLSRLRSAFDLHPIDADVPFEIPSEPIEAVYRSEDAPGLRVVDKENGGRADAVNAGIWLAEQPLFCTIDADSIIDRDGLLQAVEPFLERPEETVATGGTIRVANGCTIENGTIKSVNLPDNRLAGLQTMEYLRAFYSGRLGLDRLNALMLISGAFGVFRTDLVREVGGYETESITEDFELTLRLHRYLREQDRAYNVEFVPEPVVWTEVPESPATFSRQRRRWYRGLLDTMARHRKMIGRRRYGSPGVFGYPAFLLAEVLGPLVEGFGYVLVPLAFLIGAADASFVLLYFGLTVGFGVFLSWFGILSEVWSFRRYDRPKQVLRLLGYGILENFGFRQWKTLIAWRGLYEYLRGDTSWGEMQRSGFDSD comes from the coding sequence ATGACGTCCATCGCCGAGGCGTTGCTCGTCATCGGGTGGTTCGTTCTGGGGTATTACCTGTTGGTCAACGGGATGTATCTGACCGTCCACATCGCCGCCCTGTTCGAACTCCGTTCGGACCTGAAACGGCAAGCCGCAGGAACGATGTATCAGCGGTTTTCTTCCCCGTTCTTCCCGGGGGTGACCGTCGTCGTTCCCGCATACAACGAGGAAGCAGTCATCGTCGAAAGCGTTCAGTCACTGTTGAATCTCAACTATCCCGAACTCGAAATCGTGGTCGTCAACGACGGGTCGGATGACGAGACGCTCTCTCGGCTTCGTTCGGCGTTCGACCTCCACCCGATAGACGCGGACGTCCCGTTCGAAATCCCGAGCGAACCGATTGAAGCGGTGTATCGCTCCGAAGACGCGCCCGGACTTCGGGTCGTCGATAAGGAAAACGGGGGGCGTGCTGACGCGGTCAACGCCGGTATCTGGCTGGCCGAGCAGCCGCTTTTCTGTACAATCGACGCCGATTCGATTATCGACAGGGATGGGCTTTTGCAGGCGGTCGAACCGTTTTTGGAACGACCGGAGGAGACCGTCGCGACCGGTGGGACCATCCGCGTCGCAAACGGATGTACGATTGAGAACGGCACAATCAAGTCGGTGAACCTCCCCGATAATCGTCTCGCCGGTCTCCAGACGATGGAGTACTTGCGGGCCTTCTACTCGGGTCGATTGGGTCTCGACCGGCTGAACGCCCTGATGTTGATATCGGGCGCATTCGGCGTCTTTCGGACCGACCTCGTCCGGGAAGTCGGAGGCTACGAGACCGAAAGCATAACCGAGGACTTCGAGTTGACGCTTCGGCTACACCGATACCTCCGGGAACAGGACAGAGCGTACAACGTGGAATTCGTCCCCGAACCCGTCGTCTGGACGGAGGTACCGGAATCACCCGCCACGTTCAGCCGACAGCGACGCCGCTGGTATCGGGGCCTCCTCGATACGATGGCTCGCCATCGGAAGATGATTGGCAGGCGACGATACGGGTCGCCCGGCGTGTTCGGGTACCCGGCCTTCCTGCTCGCTGAGGTGCTTGGACCGCTCGTCGAGGGGTTCGGATACGTACTCGTTCCGCTGGCGTTCCTCATCGGGGCCGCCGACGCGTCGTTCGTCCTCCTGTATTTCGGGCTGACGGTCGGATTCGGCGTGTTTCTGTCCTGGTTCGGGATTCTCAGCGAAGTCTGGAGTTTCAGGCGGTACGACCGCCCGAAGCAGGTCCTCCGTCTGTTGGGGTATGGCATCCTCGAAAACTTCGGCTTCCGACAGTGGAAGACGCTAATCGCGTGGCGCGGTCTCTATGAATACCTGCGCGGGGACACGTCGTGGGGCGAGATGCAGCGCTCGGGGTTCGACTCCGACTGA
- a CDS encoding HEAT repeat domain-containing protein, protein MSNASAVSFETLSLIGAFITGLLAVVGTSTVARSVLSARRDNRLADVRPQVRQALLSRMEATDPEWEAWVGGLSGTERRVAEDLLEEYLHRIRGGDRESLQQLGYALGIGEKARRKLHEGDHLERRRALHWIARLDIDVTIETLEATCGGHPETRAAAARVLYEQDRANATEEGTELLLRGTGPLSVLGMDTLYQLNKLSPDLLFTRTKESYHEWSESRLIQVLRVIGTAGPASPDTPLDWIGFLFVSESPNVRVAAANALVGYGWHDGVRSAIEIEQVRTDDSPPVRQAVYQMLGSWDDEASVNALRNALRSESNTRAAIDAISALGERATSIPESELTPASSAARDWVLASTEPTRSETEQ, encoded by the coding sequence ATGAGTAACGCCTCGGCGGTTTCCTTCGAGACACTATCTCTCATCGGCGCTTTCATAACGGGTCTACTGGCCGTCGTCGGCACATCGACCGTCGCCCGGTCGGTTCTGTCGGCGCGACGGGATAACCGACTTGCGGACGTACGGCCACAGGTCCGGCAGGCACTTCTCAGCCGAATGGAGGCGACGGACCCCGAGTGGGAAGCGTGGGTCGGCGGCCTGAGTGGGACTGAGCGACGTGTCGCAGAAGACCTGTTAGAGGAATATCTACACCGAATACGTGGCGGCGACCGGGAGTCGCTCCAGCAACTCGGCTACGCGCTCGGAATCGGCGAGAAAGCCCGACGGAAACTCCACGAGGGAGACCACCTCGAACGCCGCCGGGCACTTCACTGGATTGCTCGCCTCGATATCGATGTCACCATCGAGACGCTCGAAGCGACGTGTGGGGGCCATCCGGAAACGAGAGCGGCGGCCGCTCGGGTGCTTTACGAGCAGGACCGCGCGAACGCGACCGAAGAGGGGACCGAGCTATTACTGCGCGGTACGGGGCCACTGTCGGTACTGGGCATGGACACACTGTATCAACTCAACAAACTCTCACCAGACCTGTTGTTCACACGCACCAAGGAGTCCTACCACGAGTGGTCCGAGTCGCGACTCATTCAGGTCCTGCGGGTAATCGGTACCGCTGGCCCGGCGAGTCCGGATACGCCTCTCGATTGGATTGGCTTTCTCTTCGTGAGTGAGTCACCGAACGTCCGGGTGGCGGCAGCGAACGCACTCGTCGGGTACGGCTGGCACGACGGCGTTCGCTCCGCTATCGAAATCGAGCAAGTACGAACGGACGACTCCCCACCTGTCCGACAGGCGGTGTATCAGATGCTCGGAAGTTGGGATGACGAGGCGTCGGTGAACGCGCTCCGAAACGCCCTCCGGTCGGAATCGAACACGCGGGCCGCAATCGATGCGATTTCCGCCCTCGGCGAGCGGGCGACGTCCATCCCCGAGAGCGAACTCACCCCTGCGAGTTCGGCAGCGCGAGACTGGGTTCTCGCCTCGACTGAACCGACACGAAGCGAGACGGAACAATGA
- a CDS encoding response regulator transcription factor: protein MYSILIADDDEEMRELLRFKLQNGYDVTAVADGEECWRYLDENADDLPDLMVLDVMMPGLSGYRILDRMRDDERFDDVEVIMLTSRGREDDIVRALDAGATDYMTKPFSGNELVARIQRVLG from the coding sequence ATGTATTCTATCTTGATCGCTGATGATGACGAGGAAATGCGAGAACTCCTCAGATTCAAATTACAAAACGGGTACGACGTTACGGCCGTCGCCGACGGGGAGGAGTGTTGGCGCTATCTTGACGAGAACGCGGACGACCTTCCTGATTTGATGGTACTCGACGTTATGATGCCCGGACTGAGCGGGTATCGCATTCTCGACCGGATGCGAGATGACGAACGCTTCGACGATGTCGAAGTCATCATGCTCACGTCACGCGGGAGAGAAGACGACATCGTTCGCGCACTCGACGCCGGAGCGACCGACTACATGACGAAACCGTTCTCGGGGAACGAACTTGTCGCCCGAATTCAGCGAGTGCTTGGATGA